The sequence ATTATCGAAAAAAACATATTGGAAGTTGATTTACCGTTGTTGGCGGGAAAGATAGATCGTCCCTTGATAGTCGTCGGAAACCTGCCCTATAACATTTCTTCGCAGGTCCTCATCAAGCTCATAAAGGCCCGCAAAAATGTTAGCCGCGCGATTTTGATGTTTCAAAAAGAACTGGCCCGTCGCATTACGGCCGGCCCCGGTAAAAAGGAATACGGGAGACTTACGGTCATGCTGGCGTATTGTGCCGAAATTAAATCCATCGCCACGGTGACGGCATCACTTTTTTATCCGGTTCCTAAAATCGATTCAGAGGTCGTCGAGGTTGATTTTAACGTCAGGCGTGAATATCCCGCGCATGATGAAGTCATGCTCTTTGAGGTGATCAAGGCGGCGTTTGGAAACCGGCGCAAAACACTAAGAAATGCCCTCTCGAGCAGTGGTCTTAAAATTAAACCGCAAA comes from Desulfobacterales bacterium and encodes:
- the rsmA gene encoding 16S rRNA (adenine(1518)-N(6)/adenine(1519)-N(6))-dimethyltransferase RsmA, whose amino-acid sequence is MTSPKALLKAWNLRPKKKLGQHFLVDPSTAGMIVRNSQISPADTVVEIGAGLGALTIPVAKTAQHVFAIEKDPQLTQLLKTELLVHKRSNVTIIEKNILEVDLPLLAGKIDRPLIVVGNLPYNISSQVLIKLIKARKNVSRAILMFQKELARRITAGPGKKEYGRLTVMLAYCAEIKSIATVTASLFYPVPKIDSEVVEVDFNVRREYPAHDEVMLFEVIKAAFGNRRKTLRNALSSSGLKIKPQTAQQALEAAGIDPARRAETLDVAEFVALQISLAQVGKSS